TTTTGCAGGAGGGCGGCGACGCGTGGCCGTGCCGGCTGAGCCGGGAATCGCGACCGCCCCGACGAAGGGCGACGCCGTGCACGAACAAGTGGGAGCCGTACCCGCCGGTCAGGTCGGCCGCAAGTTGTCATGGCCGTGGTTCCTGGCCGTGGTGGTCGTCTATCTGGGCGTCATCCAGGGCCTGGGAGCGCTGGTCGGCGTGGACACCGGTGACTCCGACAGTGCGTTCCCCACCACCGAGTCCATCGTGCGCAACGCCCTGATCCCGATCGGGGCGTCGATCGTGTTCGTCGCCGCAGTGGTCACCTGGCTCGGCTGGTGGGGCGAGGTTCTGCGCTACCGAGCCCCCGTGCGGCGCTGGGTGCGGTGGGTGCCGCTCTCGATGCTCGCCGTCGCGCTGATCGGAATGAACTACGGGCACCTCGCCGACCAGAGCCTGTCCCTGGTGGCATCCCTGCTGGTGCTCGGTGTCTTCGTCGGCTTCGGCGAGGAACTGATGTTCCGCGGTATCGGCGTCCATGTGTTCCGCAGGGCCGGCTTCACCGAGGGGAAGGTGGCCCTGTACTCCTCGCTCGTCTTCGGCCTCGCGCACGTCAGCAACGCCTTCGGCGAGGGAGCGCAGGCCCTCGTGCAGGCCCTCATCGTCTCGACCTCGGGCTATTTCTTCTATCTGTGCCTGCGCGTCGGCGGGGTCATCCTCCTGCCGATGCTGGTGCACGGCCTCTGGGACACCGGCCTGTTCTCCAACCTGGTGGGGGACACTCCCCAAGCGTCCGTGCGCACGGCCCTCTTCGTAGTCCTTCAGGTCGCGCTGATCATCGTGCTGATCGTCAAGCGCCGCACGGTCGAACCCGCCACCCCGATGAGGGCCGCCGCCGAACCCGCCCCGCTGCCTCCGG
This genomic interval from Streptomyces sp. NBC_00464 contains the following:
- a CDS encoding CPBP family intramembrane glutamic endopeptidase — encoded protein: MAVPAEPGIATAPTKGDAVHEQVGAVPAGQVGRKLSWPWFLAVVVVYLGVIQGLGALVGVDTGDSDSAFPTTESIVRNALIPIGASIVFVAAVVTWLGWWGEVLRYRAPVRRWVRWVPLSMLAVALIGMNYGHLADQSLSLVASLLVLGVFVGFGEELMFRGIGVHVFRRAGFTEGKVALYSSLVFGLAHVSNAFGEGAQALVQALIVSTSGYFFYLCLRVGGVILLPMLVHGLWDTGLFSNLVGDTPQASVRTALFVVLQVALIIVLIVKRRTVEPATPMRAAAEPAPLPPAS